In Terriglobia bacterium, the following are encoded in one genomic region:
- a CDS encoding DGQHR domain-containing protein, translated as MAAKMLVSNGSKERMAVKKTPSYPALLLAQNKHRFYFSTIPVDDLYPCCFVARRQEDPQQGFQRALSEERADDISRYLSSGNGSIPTNVVLSAQPESLLSYNPRSKTLSFVRVPRAFLVLDGQHRLWGYSKCPVRHRVPVAIYESLGRSEEAKLFIDINTNQRGVPAALLLDIKQLADMETAKESLLRSFFDKLQTDPSSSLHGRLSPAHSTPNKISRVTFNRAVGAALSSEVLLSLKEDDIYRLLRNYVNAFDAELPEKATLIRAAYFEAIFDMFDEVARATMARVKNLKQDSLQEMIRPITHLDFGGRGKLTKKAYTELMQGAFRKSVAVSPDML; from the coding sequence ATGGCTGCTAAAATGCTGGTTTCGAACGGGAGCAAAGAGCGCATGGCCGTGAAGAAAACACCTTCTTACCCAGCACTGTTGTTGGCTCAGAATAAACATCGATTTTATTTTTCCACAATCCCAGTAGATGACTTGTATCCATGTTGTTTTGTCGCTCGACGGCAAGAAGATCCTCAGCAGGGATTTCAGCGCGCACTGTCGGAAGAAAGGGCGGATGACATCAGCCGTTATCTCTCGTCAGGAAATGGCTCGATTCCTACGAATGTAGTGCTGTCAGCTCAGCCGGAATCTCTTCTCAGTTACAATCCACGGTCGAAAACGCTGTCCTTTGTTCGGGTGCCACGCGCATTCCTTGTTCTTGATGGTCAACACCGCCTATGGGGCTACTCCAAATGTCCGGTCCGACACCGTGTCCCTGTTGCGATCTACGAATCGCTGGGGCGTTCCGAAGAAGCCAAACTCTTCATAGACATAAATACCAATCAGCGGGGCGTCCCTGCGGCTCTCTTGCTTGACATTAAACAACTTGCCGATATGGAGACAGCCAAAGAGAGTCTTTTAAGATCATTCTTCGACAAATTGCAGACCGACCCATCATCTTCGCTTCACGGGCGACTCAGTCCGGCACACTCGACGCCGAATAAAATTTCGCGTGTCACGTTCAATCGTGCGGTTGGCGCCGCTCTAAGCAGCGAGGTGCTGCTGTCTCTTAAGGAAGATGATATTTATCGCCTGCTTCGAAACTACGTAAATGCGTTTGATGCAGAACTGCCAGAGAAAGCCACCTTGATCAGAGCAGCCTACTTTGAAGCCATTTTTGATATGTTCGATGAAGTTGCTCGTGCAACTATGGCACGTGTAAAGAATCTCAAGCAGGATTCGTTGCAAGAAATGATTCGTCCCATCACTCATTTGGATTTTGGCGGGCGTGGGAAGTTAACGAAAAAGGCTTATACAGAGTTGATGCAAGGTGCTTTTCGCAAGAGTGTAGCAGTTTCACCGGACATGCTGTGA